The Cronobacter sakazakii genome has a window encoding:
- a CDS encoding choline transporter → MTNPPASEKNRINPVVFYTSAALILTFSLVTIFFSELSAAWIQTAVNWVSATFGWYYMLAATLYIVFVIFMACSRYGDIKLGPEQSKPEFSLLSWSAMLFAAGIGIDLMFFSVAEPVTQYMQPPTGAGETIEAARQAMVWTLFHYGLTGWSMYALMGIALGYFSYRYNLPLTIRSALYPIFGKRINGPIGHTVDIAAVIGTIFGIATTLGIGVVQLNYGLKVLFDIPEGLTAQMALIVLSVIIATISVTSGVDKGIRFLSELNVILALGLILFVLFMGKTDFLLNALVLNIGDYINRFMGMTLNTFAFDMPRQWMNSWTLFFWAWWVAWSPFVGLFLARISRGRTIRQFVLGTLIIPFTFTLLWLSVFGNAALYEIIHGDAGFAQEVIAHAERGFYSLLAEYPAFKLSASVATITGMLFYVTSADSGSLVLANFTSKLKDINSDASNWLRIFWSVAIGVLTMGMLMTNGISALQNTTVIMGLPFSFVIFFIMAGLYKSLKVEDHRRVSASRDTAPYIPSGNDRLSWKKRLSRLMNYPGTRYTQQMMETVIYPAMEDVAKELELRGGRVTLRKVAPDDETPLGYLDLRVHLGEEQDFIYQVWPQQYSVPGFTYRARRGKSHYFRLETFLLEGSQGNDLMDYNKEQVIIDILDQYERHLNFIHLHREAPGNNLVFPEV, encoded by the coding sequence ATGACTAATCCACCTGCCAGTGAAAAAAACAGAATTAACCCCGTGGTGTTTTACACCTCAGCCGCGCTGATTCTGACTTTTTCACTGGTCACTATCTTCTTCAGTGAGCTGTCTGCGGCCTGGATCCAGACGGCGGTCAACTGGGTCTCGGCGACGTTTGGCTGGTATTACATGCTAGCCGCCACGCTCTACATCGTTTTCGTTATTTTCATGGCCTGTTCGCGCTATGGCGATATTAAACTCGGGCCTGAGCAGTCAAAACCCGAATTCAGCCTGCTGAGCTGGTCGGCGATGCTGTTTGCCGCAGGCATCGGTATCGATCTGATGTTTTTCTCCGTGGCTGAGCCGGTCACGCAGTATATGCAGCCGCCGACAGGGGCAGGGGAAACCATCGAAGCCGCGCGTCAGGCGATGGTCTGGACGCTGTTTCACTATGGTCTGACGGGCTGGTCAATGTACGCGCTGATGGGTATTGCGCTTGGCTACTTCAGCTATCGCTATAACCTGCCGCTGACCATTCGCTCCGCGCTGTACCCGATTTTCGGTAAACGCATTAACGGACCTATCGGCCACACCGTTGATATCGCGGCGGTGATCGGCACCATTTTTGGCATCGCGACGACGCTTGGCATCGGCGTGGTGCAGCTTAACTACGGCCTGAAAGTGCTGTTCGATATCCCGGAAGGGCTGACAGCGCAGATGGCGCTGATTGTGCTGTCGGTGATTATCGCCACCATTTCGGTGACATCGGGCGTCGATAAAGGCATCCGTTTTCTTTCGGAGCTGAACGTTATTCTGGCGCTGGGGCTTATCCTGTTTGTGCTGTTTATGGGTAAAACGGATTTCCTGCTGAACGCGCTGGTGCTCAATATTGGCGATTACATCAACCGTTTTATGGGGATGACGCTCAATACCTTCGCCTTTGATATGCCGCGCCAGTGGATGAACAGCTGGACGCTCTTCTTTTGGGCCTGGTGGGTGGCGTGGTCGCCGTTTGTCGGGCTGTTCCTGGCGCGCATTTCGCGCGGGCGCACCATTCGTCAGTTCGTGCTCGGCACGCTTATTATCCCGTTTACCTTTACGCTGCTGTGGCTCTCAGTGTTCGGCAATGCGGCGCTGTATGAGATCATTCACGGCGACGCAGGCTTTGCGCAGGAGGTTATCGCTCACGCCGAACGCGGCTTCTACAGTCTGCTGGCGGAGTATCCGGCGTTTAAACTGAGCGCGTCGGTTGCGACCATCACCGGCATGCTGTTTTATGTGACGTCCGCCGATTCCGGCTCGCTGGTGCTCGCGAACTTCACCTCGAAGCTGAAAGACATTAATAGCGACGCCTCGAACTGGCTGCGTATTTTCTGGTCGGTCGCCATCGGCGTGCTGACGATGGGGATGCTGATGACCAACGGCATCTCGGCGCTGCAAAACACGACGGTTATCATGGGCCTGCCGTTCAGCTTCGTCATTTTCTTCATCATGGCAGGCCTCTATAAATCGCTGAAGGTGGAAGATCACCGTCGCGTCAGCGCCAGCCGCGATACGGCGCCGTATATTCCATCGGGCAATGATCGTCTGAGCTGGAAAAAACGCCTGTCACGGCTGATGAACTATCCGGGGACGCGCTATACCCAGCAGATGATGGAAACCGTGATTTACCCGGCAATGGAAGACGTGGCGAAAGAGCTGGAGCTGCGCGGTGGCCGCGTGACGCTGAGAAAAGTGGCGCCGGACGACGAGACGCCGCTGGGGTATCTGGATCTGCGCGTGCATCTTGGTGAGGAGCAGGATTTTATTTATCAGGTGTGGCCGCAGCAGTATTCAGTGCCGGGCTTTACCTACCGCGCCCGCCGCGGGAAATCGCACTATTTCCGTCTGGAAACCTTCCTGCTGGAGGGCAGCCAGGGCAATGACCTGATGGATTACAACAAAGAGCAGGTGATCATCGATATTCTCGACCAGTACGAGCGTCACCTGAACTTTATTCATCTTCATCGCGAAGCGCCGGGCAATAACCTGGTGTTCCCGGAAGTGTAA
- the betI gene encoding transcriptional regulator BetI, protein MPKVGMQPIRRRQLIDATLSTINDVGINDATIAQIARRAGVSAGIISHYFKDKNGLLEATMRDITRQLRDAVAARLRPLAQASTEARLLAIVEGNFDDTQVHSAAMKAWLDFWASSMHQPQLGRLERVSSRRLFSTLAAEFRRELPREQARLAAHGLASLIDGLWLRAALSGQPFNLETARTLTTRFIRQQLAGAAPHEKEE, encoded by the coding sequence ATGCCCAAAGTAGGAATGCAGCCGATACGGCGCAGGCAGTTAATTGATGCAACGTTAAGCACCATTAATGATGTTGGGATCAACGACGCCACTATCGCGCAGATCGCGCGCCGGGCGGGCGTGTCAGCGGGCATTATCAGCCACTACTTTAAGGACAAAAACGGCCTGCTCGAAGCGACCATGCGCGACATTACTCGCCAGCTTCGCGATGCCGTCGCCGCCCGCCTGAGGCCGCTGGCGCAGGCCAGTACTGAGGCGCGCCTGCTGGCGATCGTCGAAGGCAACTTTGATGACACCCAGGTGCACAGTGCGGCGATGAAAGCCTGGCTCGATTTCTGGGCCAGCAGTATGCATCAGCCGCAGCTCGGGCGGCTTGAGCGCGTCAGTAGCCGCCGCCTGTTTTCGACGCTCGCCGCCGAGTTTCGCCGCGAGCTGCCGCGCGAACAGGCGCGGCTGGCGGCGCATGGGCTGGCCTCGCTTATCGACGGCCTGTGGCTGCGCGCGGCGTTGAGCGGCCAACCGTTTAATCTGGAGACTGCCCGCACGCTCACCACCCGATTCATCCGCCAGCAACTGGCTGGCGCAGCACCCCATGAGAAGGAGGAATGA